In Lacibacter sp. H375, one DNA window encodes the following:
- a CDS encoding nuclear transport factor 2 family protein, whose protein sequence is MKRFLVGMLSFLLLAGCNNPKPEEAAETTPATTETKAQPAEFADAKFTEIGKSGLASLSSGDIDAWSSNWADNIVWQWNNGDSVVGKAAVVNYWKDRRTNAIDSISFMDQIWLPVKVNQPQANEEAGIWLLGWYGVNAKYKTGKRMIQYIHTVQHFDANDKIDRVVQYLDRAPINAAMAK, encoded by the coding sequence ATGAAAAGATTTCTTGTTGGAATGCTATCATTCCTTTTGCTTGCAGGCTGCAACAATCCTAAACCGGAAGAAGCTGCTGAAACTACTCCTGCTACAACCGAAACCAAAGCCCAACCTGCGGAATTTGCTGATGCCAAGTTTACCGAGATCGGTAAAAGCGGATTAGCCAGCCTGTCATCAGGCGATATTGACGCTTGGTCTTCCAATTGGGCCGATAATATTGTATGGCAATGGAACAATGGTGATAGTGTAGTTGGAAAAGCTGCGGTAGTAAACTATTGGAAAGACAGAAGAACAAACGCCATTGATTCCATCAGCTTCATGGACCAAATATGGCTACCAGTTAAAGTAAATCAACCACAGGCTAACGAAGAAGCAGGCATCTGGCTGTTAGGCTGGTATGGTGTTAATGCAAAATACAAAACAGGCAAACGCATGATTCAATACATTCATACTGTTCAACACTTTGATGCAAATGACAAGATCGATCGTGTTGTTCAATACCTCGACCGTGCGCCCATTAATGCAGCGATGGCTAAATAA
- a CDS encoding amidohydrolase family protein, producing MHKVFLIGTLLFTTASTAQQKIDFETYNPPSTLVVPQHPITKSKFPFIDVHNHQFQMTTMDLNKLTVEMDKLNMRVMVNLSGGSGDNITKAVENAKTNKPGRFIVFANVDFKGVGEPGWGEKAAKQLEEDVKNGANGLKIYKSLGFSVKDINGNRVTVDDARLDAVWKKAGELKIPVIIHTADPKSFWDPLDNTNERWLELIINPNRKRGADNPVPFETLISEQHNLFKKHKNTTFIAAHFGWYPNDLQKLSGILDAMPNVVVEFGAVIAEIGRQPKMAKAFFTKYQDRILFGKDSWVPSEYATYFRVLETEDEYFPYHKKYHAFWPMYGMGLPDAILKKVYYKNALRIIPNIDKSGWPE from the coding sequence ATGCATAAGGTTTTTCTTATAGGCACTTTATTGTTTACAACCGCTTCAACTGCCCAGCAAAAAATTGATTTCGAAACTTACAATCCACCTTCTACCCTGGTGGTGCCCCAGCACCCAATAACAAAATCGAAATTCCCTTTTATTGATGTTCACAATCACCAGTTTCAGATGACAACAATGGATCTGAACAAACTCACTGTTGAAATGGATAAACTCAACATGCGTGTGATGGTGAACCTGAGTGGTGGTAGTGGCGATAATATTACAAAAGCAGTTGAAAATGCAAAGACCAATAAACCCGGCCGCTTTATTGTATTTGCTAATGTTGATTTTAAAGGCGTGGGCGAACCCGGCTGGGGAGAAAAAGCTGCAAAGCAATTAGAAGAAGATGTAAAGAATGGTGCAAATGGATTGAAGATCTATAAAAGTCTTGGATTTAGTGTAAAAGATATTAATGGCAATCGTGTTACTGTTGATGATGCAAGACTTGATGCTGTTTGGAAAAAGGCAGGCGAATTAAAAATTCCGGTAATCATTCATACGGCCGATCCAAAATCGTTTTGGGACCCGCTAGATAATACCAATGAACGCTGGCTTGAGTTGATCATTAACCCAAACAGAAAACGTGGAGCAGATAATCCTGTGCCGTTTGAAACTTTGATTTCAGAACAACATAACCTTTTCAAAAAACATAAAAATACCACTTTCATCGCCGCACATTTTGGCTGGTACCCCAATGATCTCCAAAAGCTGAGTGGCATTCTTGATGCAATGCCGAATGTTGTTGTTGAATTTGGTGCAGTGATTGCTGAAATCGGGCGGCAACCAAAAATGGCGAAAGCATTCTTCACCAAATACCAGGATCGAATTCTGTTTGGCAAAGACAGTTGGGTTCCTTCTGAATATGCAACTTATTTCCGTGTGCTAGAAACGGAAGATGAATATTTCCCTTACCATAAAAAATATCATGCTTTTTGGCCAATGTATGGCATGGGTTTACCGGATGCTATTTTAAAGAAAGTGTATTATAAAAATGCACTCCGCATAATTCCGAATATTGATAAAAGTGGGTGGCCGGAGTAA